One Raphanus sativus cultivar WK10039 unplaced genomic scaffold, ASM80110v3 Scaffold0601, whole genome shotgun sequence DNA segment encodes these proteins:
- the LOC108845554 gene encoding putative F-box/FBD/LRR-repeat protein At5g22670 isoform X1: protein MSERGTSCCRTEEDRISFLPDDLLCEILSHVPTKTGIMTSVLSTRWRTIWLSIPLLDLHTDDFPNFTALASFTSWFLDGSSCLHKLKLAFGSVRTIQDISNELLKLSFNFGKNIQDISNEPSYLMTKWINSAVTRKVQHLDITFLYPWIVEMMPLSIYTCETIVSLKLCNVSLADSENVSLPCLKIMHLVGNVYTSNAFLEKLISSCPVLEELTVVRNRDTEYDLRVLRVCSKSLKSLVVDLDGRKCWYRDFRVVVIDAPGLNNLRLRDNQFTSYVISNLSSSAKVDIDVSFAKRSSVPDMTTSSSKRSVMRSFFTMLSSVRDMTISQTTLEGICLYLKHEPVPQFPYLIRLHAVLYSSDLRTLPNILQICPNLKSLVLALSYLRMEELHVFSSSSVPVCLRSSLECVEIKTPIRGAVTEIELVKYLLENSAVLRKFKMCLRRRRMNEESNISMKLLRLRRCSPSCEVVVQLE, encoded by the exons ATGAGCGAGAGAGGAACATCATGTTGCAGAACCGAAGAGGACAGGATAAGCTTCTTACCTGATGACTTGCTGTGTGAGATACTCTCTCATGTTCCTACAAAGACAGGTATTATGACTAGTGTTCTGTCTACCAGATGGAGAACTATCTGGCTTTCGATACCTCTCTTGGATTTGCATACTGATGATTTCCCTAACTTCACCGCCTTGGCGAGCTTCACCTCTTGGTTTCTAGATGGCTCATCATGCTTACACAAGCTCAAACTTGCTTTCGGCTCTGTGAGAACTATTCAAGATATCTCTAATGAGTTGTtgaaattatcttttaactttgggaaaaatattcaagataTCTCTAATGAACCGTCTTATTTGATGACAAAATGGATCAACAGTGCAGTTACACGTAAAGTTCAACATCTAGATATAACATTCTTATATCCTTGGATTGTGGAGATGATGCCACTAAGCATCTACACCTGTGAGACTATAGTATCCTTGAAACTCTGTAACGTGTCATTGGCTGATTCCGAGAATGTTTCTCTACCTTGTCTCAAGATCATGCATTTAGTTGGCAACGTTTACACTAGCAATGCTTTTCTTGAGAAGCTTATCTCATCTTGCCCGGTTCTTGAAGAGTTAACAGTTGTTAGAAACAGAGATACAGAGTACGACCTTAGGGTTTTACGAGTTTGTTCCAAGTCATTAAAGAGTCTTGTGGTTGATCTCGATGGTAGAAAGTGTTGGTACAGAGATTTTAGGGTTGTTGTGATTGATGCTCCTGGACTCAACAATTTGAGACTGAGAGATAACCAGTTCACAAGTTATGTAATAAGCAATTTAAGTTCATCCGCCAAGGTAGACATTGATGTCAGCTTTGCCAAGCGCTCGAGCGTACCGGACATGACTACAAGCTCCTCAAAGAGAAGTGTAATGAGAAGTTTCTTCACCATGCTCTCGAGCGTAAGGGACATGACTATAAGTCAAACAACTTTAGAg GGAATATGTCTCTACTTGAAACATGAACCAGTGCCTCAGTTTCCTTACTTGATCAGATTACATGCGGTCTTGTATAGCTCTGATTTGAGAACTTTGCCAAACATTCTTCAGATCTGTCCAAATCTCAAATCCCTTGTCTTG GCGTTGAGTTATCTTAGGATGGAGGAACTACATGTtttctcatcatcatcagttCCAGTATGTTTAAGATCATCCCTGGAGTGCGTTGAGATAAAAACACCGATAAGAGGAGCGGTAACTGAAATAGAACTAGTGAAGTACTTACTTGAGAACTCCGCGGTGCTCAGGAAGTTTAAGATGTGTTTGCGTCGTAGGAGAATGAACGAAGAGTCAAACATTTCCATGAAACTCTTGAGATTGAGGAGATGCTCTCCTTCTTGTGAAGTTGTTGTTCAACTTGAATAG
- the LOC108845815 gene encoding histone deacetylase HDT2 has product MEFWGVEVLAGKSVKVKPDFETLIHVSQASLDKGKKGETALLYVTVDGKKLVMGTLSQGNIPQISFDLVFEKEFELSHSLESGSVHFVGYKSPNMPEDEEDFSDSEEEEEAAAVPAAVTVKADSKPKAKPAEAVKPESDDDDDDESGEEDDSEEDGSDSEKGMDVDEDDSEDEDDSEDEDDETPKKPVVSNKKRPNESAASKASLSAKKAKPATPHPAKKGGKSPVNANQSPKSGGQSPSGAGSNKKQFNSGKQFGSNNKGKGKGKGRA; this is encoded by the exons GGGAAGTCAGTTAAAGTGAAGCCTGATTTTGAAACACTCATCCATGTTTCCCAG GCATCACTTGAtaaagggaagaagggagaAACCGCTTTGTTGTATGTGACGGTTGATGGGAAGAAGCTTGTGATGGGAACCCTCTCTCAAGGCAACATTCCTCAGATTAGCTTCGATCTCGTCTTTGAGAAAGAGTTTGAGCTTTCCCACAGTTTGGAGAGCGGGAGTGTCCACTTTGTCGGATACAAATCCCCCAACATGCCCGAAGACGAGGAGGACTTCTCTGATtcagaagaggaggaggaagctgCAGCAGTTCCTGCAGCTGTCACTGTCAAGGCTGACTCGAAACCAAAGGCCAAGCCTGCTGAGGCAGTGAAGCCTGaatcagatgatgatgatgatgatgagtctgGCGAGGAGGATGATTCTGAAGAGGATGGGTCAGACTCTGAGAAAGGA atGGATGTTGACGAGGATGATTCAGAGGATGAAGATGATtctgaggatgaagatgatgagacCCCTAAGAAGCCTGTGGTGTCCAACAAAAAGCGGCCTAATGAATCTGCTGCTTCCAAAGCATCTCTTTCAGCAAAGAAGGCAAAACCAGCTACACCACACCCGGCTAAAAAGGGTGGAAAGAGTCCTGTGAATGCTAACCAGAGCCCTAAATCTGGAGGTCAATCACCCTCCGGTGCTGGTTCTAACAAGAA GCAATTCAATTCTGGCAAGCAATTTGGTTCTAACAACAAGGGCAAAGGAAAAGGAAAGGGCAGAGCCTAA
- the LOC130502602 gene encoding putative F-box/FBD/LRR-repeat protein At5g22670 has product MSERGVACRRRTGEDKISFLPDHLLCEILSDVPTKTAVMTSVLSTRWRNIWLCIPLLDLHTDDFPNFTAFASFISTFLDFSKGSSCLHKLKLDLNFGRRRPIQDISSESSSWDLAFARGYLDPYYLITMWIDIAATRKVQHLDIFLHPWNLKIIPLSIYTCETLVSLKLRNVSLADSEYVSLPCLKTLHLVDNTYASDALLEKLISSCPVLEDLTFVRKGNTEYDFDILRVRSQSLKSLVVVLNGKEWWYKACRVAVIDAPGLSYLSLQDKQLACYVISNLRSPDKVNIDISFEVDSDLANLIGSSKKSVVRSFFTMLSNVRDMTISQTTLEGIWLYLKHEQLPLFPYLIRLHAVLHNSDLGNLPNLLESCPNLKSIVLELKEFRKEGLLIFSSSVPECLRSSLEYVETRRPIGGVVSEIELVKYFLENSAVLKKFKMCLRRGRMNEESNILMELLRLRRCSPSCEVVVDLEELGEEACQSMKRYYNFF; this is encoded by the exons ATGAGCGAGAGAGGAGTAGCATGTCGTCGCAGAACTGGAGAAGACAAGATAAGCTTCTTACCCGACCACTTGCTATGTGAGATACTCTCTGATGTTCCTACAAAAACGGCTGTTATGACTAGTGTTTTGTCCACCAGATGGAGAAATATTTGGCTTTGTATACCTCTCTTGGATTTGCACACTGATGATTTCCCTAACTTCACTGCCTTTGCAAGCTTCATCTCTACGTTTCTAGATTTCTCTAAGGGCTCATCATGCTTACACAAGCTCAAACTTGATTTGAACTTTGGGAGACGACGACCTATTCAAGATATCTCTAGTGAGTCATCATCATGGGACCTTGCTTTTGCGAGAGGTTATCTTGATCCCTATTACTTGATAACAATGTGGATCGACATTGCAGCTACACGTAAAGTTCAACATCTAGATATCTTCTTACATCCTTGGAATTTAAAGATAATTCCACTAAGCATCTACACCTGCGAGACTCTTGTATCCTTGAAACTCCGTAACGTGTCATTGGCTGATTCCGAGTATGTTTCTCTACCTTGTCTCAAGACCTTGCATTTAGTAGACAACACATACGCTAGTGATGCTCTTCTTGAGAAGCTTATCTCATCTTGCCCGGTTCTTGAAGATTTAACATTTGTTAGAAAAGGAAATACAGAGTACGACTTTGATATTTTACGAGTGCGTTCTCAGTCATTAAAGAGTCTCGTAGTTGTTCTTAATGGTAAGGAGTGGTGGTACAAAGCTTGTAGGGTTGCTGTGATCGATGCTCCTGGACTCAGCTATTTGAGTCTTCAAGATAAACAGTTAGCATGTTATGTAATAAGCAATTTGAGGTCACCTGACAAGGTAAACATTGATATCAGTTTTGAAGTGGACAGTGATCTAGCTAATCTAATTGGCTCCTCAAAGAAAAGTGTagtgagaagtttcttcacCATGCTCTCGAACGTAAGGGACATGACCATAAGTCAAACAACTTTAGAG GGCATATGGCTCTACTTGAAACATGAACAACTGCCTCTGTTTCCTTACTTGATCAGATTACATGCGGTCTTGCATAACTCTGATTTGGGAAATTTGCCAAACCTTCTTGAGAGCTGTCCAAATCTCAAATCCATTGTTTTG GAGTTAAAAGAATTTAGGAAAGAGGGACTACTTATTTTCTCATCATCAGTTCCGGAATGTTTAAGATCATCCCTGGAGTACGTTGAGACAAGAAGACCGATAGGAGGAGTAGTAAGTGAAATCGAACTTGTGAAGTACTTCCTGGAGAACTCTGCGGTGCTCAAGAAGTTTAAGATGTGTCTGCGTCGTGGGAGAATGAACGAAGAGTCAAACATCTTGATGGAACTCTTGAGATTGAGGAGATGCTCTCCTTCTTGTGAAGTAGTTGTTGACCTTGAAGAGTTAGGAGAAGAGGCTTGTCAAAGTATGAAAAGATActacaactttttttaa
- the LOC130502601 gene encoding putative F-box/FBD/LRR-repeat protein At5g22670 codes for MSERITPGCRTEEDRISFLPDHLLCEILSHVPTKTGVMTSVLSTRWRTIWLSIPLLDLDTDYFPNFTALASFISRFLDGPSCLQEFKLAFGSGRPIRDISNEFMRLAFNFTGTIRDISSNPAYLMTQWINNAVTRKVQHVDILYPTKDILARWIVGMMKMPRCIYTCETLVSLKLCNVSLADSENFSLPRLKIMRLVGNVYTNDAFLEKLISSCPVLEELVVRNRDTEYNLRVLQVCSKSLKSLVVDLDGRENVFKDFRVVVIDAPGLNNLRLKDNQFTIYVISNLGSSAKVDIDVSFNLKRSVVRSAVRMRSLYTMLVRDMTTSSSKRSVMRSFFTMLSSVRDMTISQTTLEGVCLNLKHKPEPQFPYLIRLHVILYNSDLGKLPNILECCPNLKSLVLELSNLKKEEPLFSSSSSVPVCLRSSLEYVEIKTPISGAVAEIELVKYFLENSAVLKKFNMCLRCGRKKEESKILMERLRLSRCSPSCEVVVQLEELREETSLKL; via the exons ATGAGCGAGAGAATAACACCAGGTTGCAGAACCGAAGAGGACAGGATAAGCTTCTTACCTGATCACTTGCTGTGTGAGATACTCTCTCATGTTCCTACAAAGACAGGCGTTATGACTAGTGTTCTGTCTACCAGATGGAGAACTATCTGGCTTTCGATACCTCTCTTGGATTTGGACACTGATTATTTCCCTAACTTCACCGCCTTGGCGAGCTTCATCTCCCGTTTTCTAGATGGCCCATCATGCTTGCAAGAGTTCAAACTTGCTTTCGGCTCTGGGAGACCTATTCGAGATATCTCTAATGAGTTTATGAGATTAGCTTTTAACTTTACGGGAACTATTCGAGATATCTCTAGTAATCCCGCTTATTTGATGACGCAATGGATCAACAATGCAGTTACACGTAAAGTTCAACATGTAGATATCTTATATCCTACAAAAGATATCTTAGCTCGTTGGATTGTAGGCATGATGAAGATGCCACGATGCATTTACACCTGTGAGACTCTAGTATCCTTGAAACTCTGTAACGTGTCATTGGCTGATTCGGAGAATTTTTCTCTACCTCGTCTCAAAATCATGCGTTTAGTAGGCAACGTTTACACTAATGATGCCTTTCTGGAGAAGCTTATCTCATCTTGCCCGGTTCTTGAAGAGTTAGTTGTTAGAAACAGAGATACAGAGTACAACCTTAGGGTTTTACAAGTTTGTTCCAAGTCATTAAAGAGTCTTGTGGTTGATCTCGATGGTAGAGAGAATGTGTTCAAAGATTTTAGGGTTGTTGTGATTGATGCTCCTGGACTCAACAATTTGAGACTTAAAGATAACCAGTTCACAATTTATGTAATAAGCAATTTAGGTTCATCTGCCAAGGTAGACATTGATGTCAGttttaatttgaaaagaagTGTAGTGAGAAGTGCAGTGAGAATGAGAAGTTTATACACAATGCTCGTACGGGACATGACTACAAGCTCCTCAAAGAGAAGTGTAATGAGAAGTTTCTTCACCATGCTCTCGAGCGTAAGGGACATGACTATAAGTCAAACAACTTTAGAG GGCGTATGTCTCAACTTGAAACATAAACCAGAGCCTCAGTTTCCTTACTTGATCAGATTACATGTGATCTTGTATAACTCTGATCTGGGGAAGTTGCCAAACATTCTTGAGTGCTGTCCAAATCTCAAATCCCTTGTCTTG GAGTTGAGTAATCTTAAGAAGGAGGAACCACTTTTTTCCTCATCGTCATCAGTTCCAGTATGTTTAAGATCATCCCTGGAGTACGTTGAGATAAAAACACCGATAAGCGGAGCTGTTGCGGAAATAGAACTAGTGAAGTACTTCCTGGAGAACTCGGCGGTGCTCAAGAAGTTTAATATGTGTTTGCGCTGTGGGAGAAAGAAGGAAGAGTCAAAAATCTTGATGGAACGCTTGAGACTGAGCAGATGCTCTCCTTCTTGTGAAGTTGTTGTTCAACTTGAAGAGTTACGAGAAGAGACTTCTCTCAAACTATGA
- the LOC108845554 gene encoding putative F-box/FBD/LRR-repeat protein At5g22670 isoform X2 has protein sequence MSERGTSCCRTEEDRISFLPDDLLCEILSHVPTKTGIMTSVLSTRWRTIWLSIPLLDLHTDDFPNFTALASFTSWFLDGSSCLHKLKLAFGSVRTIQDISNELLKLSFNFGKNIQDISNEPSYLMTKWINSAVTRKVQHLDITFLYPWIVEMMPLSIYTCETIVSLKLCNVSLADSENVSLPCLKIMHLVGNVYTSNAFLEKLISSCPVLEELTVVRNRDTEYDLRVLRVCSKSLKSLVVDLDGRKCWYRDFRVVVIDAPGLNNLRLRDNQFTSYVISNLSSSAKVDIDVSFAKRSSVPDMTTSSSKRSVMRSFFTMLSSVRDMTISQTTLEGICLYLKHEPVPQFPYLIRLHAVLYSSDLRTLPNILQICPNLKSLVLDGGTTCFLIIISSSMFKIIPGVR, from the exons ATGAGCGAGAGAGGAACATCATGTTGCAGAACCGAAGAGGACAGGATAAGCTTCTTACCTGATGACTTGCTGTGTGAGATACTCTCTCATGTTCCTACAAAGACAGGTATTATGACTAGTGTTCTGTCTACCAGATGGAGAACTATCTGGCTTTCGATACCTCTCTTGGATTTGCATACTGATGATTTCCCTAACTTCACCGCCTTGGCGAGCTTCACCTCTTGGTTTCTAGATGGCTCATCATGCTTACACAAGCTCAAACTTGCTTTCGGCTCTGTGAGAACTATTCAAGATATCTCTAATGAGTTGTtgaaattatcttttaactttgggaaaaatattcaagataTCTCTAATGAACCGTCTTATTTGATGACAAAATGGATCAACAGTGCAGTTACACGTAAAGTTCAACATCTAGATATAACATTCTTATATCCTTGGATTGTGGAGATGATGCCACTAAGCATCTACACCTGTGAGACTATAGTATCCTTGAAACTCTGTAACGTGTCATTGGCTGATTCCGAGAATGTTTCTCTACCTTGTCTCAAGATCATGCATTTAGTTGGCAACGTTTACACTAGCAATGCTTTTCTTGAGAAGCTTATCTCATCTTGCCCGGTTCTTGAAGAGTTAACAGTTGTTAGAAACAGAGATACAGAGTACGACCTTAGGGTTTTACGAGTTTGTTCCAAGTCATTAAAGAGTCTTGTGGTTGATCTCGATGGTAGAAAGTGTTGGTACAGAGATTTTAGGGTTGTTGTGATTGATGCTCCTGGACTCAACAATTTGAGACTGAGAGATAACCAGTTCACAAGTTATGTAATAAGCAATTTAAGTTCATCCGCCAAGGTAGACATTGATGTCAGCTTTGCCAAGCGCTCGAGCGTACCGGACATGACTACAAGCTCCTCAAAGAGAAGTGTAATGAGAAGTTTCTTCACCATGCTCTCGAGCGTAAGGGACATGACTATAAGTCAAACAACTTTAGAg GGAATATGTCTCTACTTGAAACATGAACCAGTGCCTCAGTTTCCTTACTTGATCAGATTACATGCGGTCTTGTATAGCTCTGATTTGAGAACTTTGCCAAACATTCTTCAGATCTGTCCAAATCTCAAATCCCTTGTCTTG GATGGAGGAACTACATGTtttctcatcatcatcagttCCAGTATGTTTAAGATCATCCCTGGAGTGCGTTGA